The following are from one region of the Campylobacter concisus genome:
- a CDS encoding TlpA family protein disulfide reductase, translated as MTLKRAIITSLCIFAFFGCGDENKQKKEQNTSEQTQGKILDKNASKDENLSKDSLTPKMSENAQDSEIKEINLKLLSGATMQITKRSNGFDVKDGKKATLYVFFATWCPPCKAEIPHLNNLSEKFKNELDIVGVLLEDKSEDEVKDFAQKYKIKYEVAVGEGNFLFEKAMGGIKGLPASALFKANGDYVQGYIGLVPEEMLENDINRATK; from the coding sequence ATGACATTAAAACGAGCAATTATAACATCACTTTGCATTTTTGCATTTTTTGGATGCGGCGACGAGAACAAGCAAAAAAAAGAGCAAAATACAAGCGAACAAACGCAAGGCAAAATTTTAGATAAAAATGCTAGCAAAGATGAAAATTTAAGCAAAGACTCACTCACTCCAAAAATGAGTGAAAATGCCCAAGATAGCGAGATAAAAGAGATAAATCTAAAGCTGCTAAGTGGAGCAACTATGCAGATTACAAAAAGAAGCAATGGCTTTGATGTAAAAGATGGCAAAAAAGCGACACTTTACGTATTTTTCGCCACTTGGTGCCCTCCTTGCAAGGCTGAGATCCCTCACCTAAACAACCTAAGCGAGAAATTTAAAAACGAGCTAGATATCGTTGGTGTGCTACTTGAAGACAAAAGTGAAGATGAAGTAAAAGATTTTGCTCAAAAATATAAAATAAAATATGAAGTCGCAGTTGGCGAAGGAAATTTTTTATTTGAAAAAGCAATGGGTGGCATAAAAGGCTTGCCTGCGTCAGCACTTTTTAAAGCAAATGGCGACTACGTTCAAGGCTACATCGGTCTTGTGCCTGAAGAGATGCTTGAAAATGACATAAATAGGGCAACAAAATAA
- the ftsY gene encoding signal recognition particle-docking protein FtsY yields the protein MLDFLKKGLEKTFGAISSAKKSKKIDKESLEEILLEADVAYAIVEEILYYLPPQDEVSRADLRRVMSSYFIYENERVIEPDKPFVDLILGVNGAGKTTTIAKLANLYKNNGKSVILGACDTFRAGAIEQLRQWSIRLNVPIVATQQGHDPSAVAYDTISSALAKGIDRVILDTAGRLQNQTNLANELEKIVRISKKAYEKAPHRKILILDGTQGNAGVAQAKAFNDIVSLDGVIITKLDGTAKGGALFGVARELELPIFYIGVGESMDDIIKFNPDEFLDELMDAIFE from the coding sequence ATGCTTGATTTTCTAAAAAAAGGCCTTGAGAAGACTTTTGGAGCGATAAGCTCAGCGAAGAAGTCAAAAAAGATAGACAAAGAAAGCTTAGAAGAAATTTTACTTGAGGCCGACGTAGCTTACGCGATCGTGGAAGAAATTTTATACTACTTACCGCCACAAGATGAAGTGAGCAGAGCTGATCTTAGGCGCGTTATGAGTAGCTATTTTATCTACGAAAATGAGCGTGTGATCGAGCCTGATAAGCCATTTGTCGATCTTATCCTCGGCGTAAATGGTGCTGGTAAGACGACAACCATCGCAAAGCTAGCAAATTTATATAAAAATAATGGCAAAAGCGTTATTTTGGGCGCTTGTGATACATTTAGAGCTGGAGCGATCGAGCAGCTCCGCCAGTGGTCAATTAGACTAAATGTGCCAATAGTCGCCACACAGCAAGGGCATGATCCTTCGGCTGTTGCTTACGATACGATCAGCTCAGCCCTTGCAAAAGGTATCGACCGAGTCATCCTTGACACAGCCGGCAGACTTCAAAACCAGACAAATTTAGCAAACGAGTTAGAAAAGATCGTTCGTATTAGCAAAAAGGCTTACGAAAAGGCACCTCACCGAAAAATTTTGATTCTTGATGGTACGCAAGGTAACGCCGGAGTTGCGCAAGCGAAAGCATTTAACGATATTGTCTCGCTTGATGGTGTCATCATCACAAAGCTTGATGGTACCGCAAAGGGTGGAGCGCTATTTGGCGTGGCAAGAGAGCTTGAGCTACCTATATTTTATATAGGCGTTGGCGAGAGCATGGATGATATCATCAAATTTAATCCAGACGAGTTTTTAGACGAGCTAATGGACGCCATTTTTGAGTAG